Proteins from a single region of Salinigranum halophilum:
- a CDS encoding amidase yields MTDATAATDADRELMREQAARLHLDVPDQVRAEILADALGSAPDERPPTRTGDDRGHRADDDHNALLAVYDEPRVESGHGTLVGITVALKDNLAVADLEMTCGSGAYSVVPSFDATVVERLLEEGAGVVGKANMEPFAMGPTGEFSDFGHVENPLNAALVAGGSSSGSGAAVAAGTVDVALGTDTGGSVRIPAACCGIVGVKPSHTLVPRYGFVDFAPSLDTIGPLARDVETAATVLEAIAGPDRRDPTTSSAREAGTLTDGLDDADGLRVGLPSTPFSRATDAAAGAVRAVATRLEAVGVEVVDVPLDLAEMETAYLTVGSAEFVWLLEQDGVVRGHGSGYNEELRAAFRAARERGLGEHVARRILPPAFLDARSAGRTYARARREGIAFEERLDETFSRVDALVMPTLRDRVPAVGETTTRADFLPIIGNTAPFNIAGTPAVTLPVTERSGVPVSAQVVAPRFEDSVALRVARALERVATSTA; encoded by the coding sequence GTGACCGACGCGACTGCTGCGACCGACGCCGACCGGGAACTCATGCGCGAGCAGGCCGCTCGGCTCCACCTCGACGTGCCGGACCAGGTGCGAGCGGAGATTCTCGCTGACGCGCTCGGCTCGGCTCCCGACGAGCGGCCACCGACACGGACGGGCGACGACCGCGGCCACCGGGCCGACGACGACCACAACGCCCTTCTCGCCGTCTACGACGAGCCGCGCGTCGAATCCGGCCACGGGACCCTCGTCGGTATCACCGTCGCCCTGAAGGACAACCTCGCCGTCGCCGACCTCGAGATGACCTGCGGCTCCGGGGCCTACTCGGTAGTCCCCTCGTTCGACGCGACGGTCGTCGAGCGCCTCTTAGAGGAGGGCGCGGGCGTCGTCGGGAAGGCGAACATGGAACCCTTCGCGATGGGTCCGACGGGGGAGTTCTCCGATTTCGGCCACGTGGAGAACCCGCTGAATGCGGCACTCGTCGCCGGCGGGTCGTCCAGCGGGAGCGGGGCGGCCGTCGCCGCCGGAACCGTCGACGTCGCCCTCGGGACGGACACCGGCGGGAGCGTCCGCATCCCCGCCGCCTGCTGTGGTATCGTCGGGGTGAAACCCTCGCACACGCTCGTCCCTCGCTACGGTTTCGTCGACTTCGCCCCCTCGCTCGACACCATCGGCCCGCTCGCGCGCGACGTCGAGACGGCCGCGACGGTGCTGGAGGCCATCGCCGGTCCGGACCGCCGCGACCCGACGACGTCGAGCGCGCGCGAGGCGGGAACGCTCACCGACGGGCTCGACGACGCCGACGGGCTCCGGGTCGGGTTGCCGTCGACGCCGTTCTCGCGCGCCACGGACGCGGCGGCTGGGGCGGTCCGCGCGGTGGCGACACGGCTCGAGGCGGTCGGTGTCGAGGTCGTCGACGTCCCGCTCGACCTCGCGGAGATGGAGACGGCGTACCTCACCGTCGGCTCGGCGGAGTTCGTCTGGCTGCTCGAACAGGACGGCGTCGTCCGCGGCCACGGGTCGGGCTACAACGAGGAGCTCCGGGCCGCGTTCCGAGCGGCGCGCGAGCGGGGCCTCGGCGAACACGTCGCACGCCGAATCCTCCCGCCGGCGTTCCTCGACGCGCGCAGTGCGGGTCGGACGTACGCTCGCGCGCGACGGGAGGGAATCGCCTTCGAAGAGCGCCTCGACGAGACGTTTTCGAGGGTCGACGCGCTCGTGATGCCGACACTCCGCGACCGCGTCCCGGCGGTGGGCGAGACGACGACGCGCGCGGACTTCCTCCCCATCATCGGCAACACCGCGCCGTTCAACATCGCCGGCACCCCCGCCGTGACTCTCCCGGTGACCGAGCGGTCGGGCGTGCCGGTGAGCGCGCAGGTCGTCGCCCCGCGGTTCGAAGACAGTGTCGCGCTCCGTGTCGCGCGGGCGCTGGAGCGCGTGGCGACGTCGACAGCGTAG
- a CDS encoding dihydroorotase produces MTVDTVITGGTLVTATDMFEGSLAFDDGKIVAVGSEASMPDAHETVDASGLLVMPGMIDPHVHIEDHFSIDTYETGTAAAALGGITTYIDFAWQHWVGELSNYDEEGTLMDGLEEKQRKGEQALIDYSVHAAITREDPAVLDELETLVDEGVTSFKLFTAYEIGLGYGFMNRVLERIADLDAVGVFHTEDASVTDELTELFIEEGKGDPTWYPQSRPDYAEAMAANDAARMAQEAGAKYYGIHTSCRKAADELASFRGDGSLLRAETCTHYLVCDDSIYEDIGCQAMIAPPIRKPDDNEAMFEHLRHGTLDVVSTDHCGYSLESKQVDNWWESTFGANGLQGSLPIVHDEAVGRRGFSYPWLVRVMSTNVAQIFGMPTKGTLDPGTDADVVLFDPDETYTITAADNASKADFSIYEGREVTGKVKQTFVRGHLVADDGEIVADPGTGQFVARELPDWSI; encoded by the coding sequence ATGACGGTAGACACAGTCATCACTGGCGGGACGCTCGTCACCGCGACAGACATGTTCGAGGGCTCACTCGCGTTCGACGACGGAAAGATCGTCGCCGTCGGAAGCGAGGCGTCGATGCCCGACGCACACGAGACGGTCGACGCGAGCGGGTTGCTCGTGATGCCCGGGATGATCGACCCGCACGTCCACATCGAGGACCACTTCTCGATCGACACCTACGAGACGGGGACCGCCGCCGCCGCCCTGGGCGGCATCACGACGTACATCGACTTCGCCTGGCAACACTGGGTCGGCGAGCTGAGCAACTACGACGAGGAGGGGACGTTGATGGACGGCCTCGAGGAGAAGCAACGGAAGGGTGAACAGGCGCTCATCGACTACAGCGTCCACGCCGCCATCACCCGCGAGGACCCCGCGGTACTGGACGAACTGGAGACGCTGGTCGACGAGGGCGTGACGTCGTTCAAGCTCTTCACCGCCTACGAGATCGGCCTCGGCTACGGCTTCATGAACCGCGTCCTCGAACGCATCGCCGACCTCGACGCCGTCGGGGTGTTCCACACCGAGGACGCCTCGGTCACGGACGAACTCACCGAGCTGTTCATCGAGGAGGGGAAAGGTGACCCGACGTGGTATCCGCAGTCTCGCCCCGACTACGCCGAGGCGATGGCCGCGAACGACGCCGCCCGGATGGCCCAGGAGGCGGGCGCGAAGTACTACGGTATCCACACGAGCTGCCGGAAGGCGGCGGACGAACTCGCGAGCTTCCGCGGCGACGGCTCACTCCTCCGCGCCGAGACCTGCACGCACTACCTCGTCTGCGACGACTCCATCTACGAGGACATCGGCTGTCAGGCGATGATCGCCCCACCGATTCGAAAGCCCGACGACAACGAGGCGATGTTCGAACATCTCAGACACGGAACGCTCGACGTGGTCTCCACCGACCACTGCGGCTACTCGCTGGAGTCGAAGCAGGTCGACAACTGGTGGGAGTCGACCTTCGGCGCGAACGGCCTCCAAGGGAGCCTCCCCATCGTCCACGACGAGGCCGTCGGCAGGCGCGGCTTCTCGTACCCCTGGCTCGTCCGCGTCATGAGCACCAACGTCGCGCAGATATTCGGCATGCCGACGAAAGGGACACTCGACCCCGGGACCGACGCCGACGTGGTCCTCTTCGACCCGGACGAGACCTACACCATCACGGCGGCCGACAACGCCTCGAAGGCGGACTTCTCCATCTACGAGGGTCGCGAGGTGACGGGGAAGGTGAAGCAGACGTTCGTCCGCGGCCACCTCGTGGCGGACGACGGCGAAATCGTCGCCGACCCCGGCACCGGCCAGTTCGTCGCGCGCGAACTGCCCGACTGGAGCATCTGA
- a CDS encoding TCP-1/cpn60 chaperonin family protein, protein MSSVHEASQPTADDADPPAPRFPHANCVAVDVLAGVLSTAFGPLSSDKLVVNQLASETEPQNRGDVPADDLVVTSDGATLLEELPVTHPIAPIVRRVLGPERPGDTDVVGQDIPDGVTSTVVLLSALLDEAVDLVDRGVHPHDVRAGYAVGLDAALATLDAETRLLSSFPDERAVEEQVARAAATGNDVGGLAARWASTVVDAVDLVARPTEETFVVRTLSTGAIGASRIVEGAVLNRNGRANDQMPRAVTDATVLLLDGHDTGGLKDPEWDERATLDLRTSSFDDVEDLYAERRRRIVDSYRTLGVDVVVCRLGITPPFQKLLAEAGIMGIRSVNRLDMRQLARATGASLVRNPEDVAPTDLGRAGRVEEVRGDPRRGRRKNTVMTVFDECPTPGSVAVVLNGVSGHVATQATTEVRKMAAAVAAARGEGSHRPGVVPGAGAVEMELARAVRARATGLSTKAQLAVEGMADAFETVVATLARNAGADPIDAVADLRMAHAAGSLDAGFLLPEQTVESATEAGVFDPVAYKRRGIVAAFEVADLVLRVDDAIDATFSDEPLGPDDVIYDDRAENHLDWLDENPGTRWDQP, encoded by the coding sequence ATGAGCAGCGTACACGAGGCGTCCCAACCCACCGCGGACGACGCCGACCCACCGGCTCCCCGCTTCCCCCACGCCAACTGCGTCGCCGTCGACGTCCTCGCTGGCGTTCTCTCGACGGCCTTCGGACCGCTGTCGAGCGACAAGCTCGTCGTGAATCAGCTCGCGAGCGAGACCGAACCACAGAACCGGGGTGACGTTCCCGCCGACGACCTGGTCGTCACGAGCGACGGCGCGACCCTGCTCGAAGAGCTCCCGGTCACGCACCCTATCGCACCCATCGTCCGCCGCGTCCTCGGGCCGGAGCGACCCGGCGACACCGACGTCGTCGGCCAGGACATCCCCGACGGCGTGACCTCGACCGTCGTGCTCCTCTCGGCGCTGCTCGACGAGGCGGTCGACCTCGTCGACCGCGGTGTCCACCCCCACGACGTCCGCGCGGGCTACGCGGTCGGCCTCGACGCGGCGCTCGCGACACTCGACGCCGAGACGCGGCTCCTCTCGTCGTTCCCCGACGAACGAGCGGTCGAAGAACAGGTCGCCCGCGCTGCGGCGACCGGGAACGATGTCGGCGGTCTCGCGGCGCGGTGGGCGTCGACCGTCGTCGACGCGGTCGACCTCGTCGCACGTCCCACCGAGGAGACGTTCGTCGTGCGCACGCTCAGCACCGGAGCCATCGGCGCGTCGCGGATCGTCGAGGGAGCCGTCCTCAACCGGAACGGTCGCGCGAACGACCAGATGCCTCGGGCGGTGACTGACGCGACAGTGCTCCTGCTCGACGGACACGACACGGGGGGGTTGAAAGACCCCGAGTGGGACGAACGAGCGACGCTCGACCTCCGCACGTCGAGTTTCGACGACGTCGAGGACCTCTACGCCGAGCGCCGGAGGCGCATCGTCGACTCCTACCGCACCCTCGGCGTCGACGTCGTCGTCTGCCGCCTCGGCATCACGCCCCCGTTCCAGAAACTGCTCGCGGAGGCCGGCATCATGGGCATCAGAAGCGTGAACCGTCTCGACATGCGCCAACTCGCCCGCGCGACCGGCGCGAGCCTCGTCCGCAACCCCGAAGACGTCGCTCCGACGGACCTCGGGCGCGCGGGACGCGTCGAAGAGGTCCGGGGTGACCCCCGTCGGGGCCGCCGAAAGAACACCGTCATGACCGTCTTCGACGAGTGTCCGACCCCCGGTTCCGTGGCCGTCGTCCTCAACGGCGTCTCGGGGCACGTCGCGACGCAGGCGACGACCGAGGTCCGCAAGATGGCCGCGGCCGTCGCCGCCGCCCGCGGGGAGGGCAGCCACCGACCGGGCGTCGTCCCCGGTGCGGGTGCCGTCGAGATGGAGCTGGCACGGGCGGTCCGCGCCCGCGCGACGGGTCTCTCGACGAAGGCACAGCTCGCGGTCGAGGGGATGGCCGACGCCTTCGAGACGGTGGTGGCGACGCTCGCGCGGAACGCCGGTGCCGACCCCATCGACGCCGTCGCGGACCTCCGGATGGCACACGCCGCCGGCTCCCTCGACGCCGGATTCCTCCTGCCGGAACAGACCGTCGAGAGCGCGACCGAAGCCGGCGTCTTCGACCCCGTCGCCTACAAGCGCCGGGGCATCGTGGCGGCGTTCGAGGTTGCGGACCTCGTACTCCGCGTCGACGACGCCATCGACGCCACCTTCTCCGACGAGCCGCTCGGCCCCGACGACGTCATCTACGACGACCGTGCGGAGAACCACCTCGACTGGCTCGACGAGAACCCCGGCACCCGCTGGGACCAGCCGTAA
- a CDS encoding polysaccharide deacetylase family protein → MAQATVCLSYDFDAVSTWLWSYDSWDEPTRHSRGVFGAEVGAPRLLDLHDKYDVPATWFVPGHTIESFPEICGEVWDRGGDIQHHGWSHTGPATFESEEDERADVERAVDNIVDLTGRKPTGYRSPAWDFSSHTLDILADIGIRWESSKMASDFTPHYVYGGWEAPPDGPYVRGEPTDIVELPVSWQRDDWPPFTFTWARPHRMGYVSEDSIFRRWYDQFDWMYENVDDGVFILTMHPQVIGQAHRIMRLEALIQHMSTKPGVEFKLMDTVAEEWREANPPA, encoded by the coding sequence ATGGCGCAAGCTACCGTCTGTCTATCGTACGATTTCGACGCAGTATCGACGTGGCTCTGGTCGTATGACTCGTGGGACGAGCCCACGCGGCACTCCCGCGGGGTGTTCGGTGCGGAAGTCGGCGCACCGCGACTGCTCGACCTCCACGACAAGTACGACGTCCCCGCGACGTGGTTCGTCCCCGGCCACACCATCGAGAGCTTCCCCGAGATCTGTGGCGAGGTGTGGGACCGCGGCGGCGACATCCAACACCACGGCTGGAGCCACACCGGCCCGGCGACGTTCGAGTCCGAGGAGGACGAGCGCGCCGACGTCGAACGCGCCGTCGACAACATCGTCGACCTCACCGGGCGGAAGCCGACCGGCTATCGTTCCCCGGCGTGGGACTTCTCGTCGCACACCCTCGACATCCTCGCCGACATCGGCATCCGGTGGGAGTCGTCGAAGATGGCCTCGGACTTCACCCCACACTACGTCTACGGTGGCTGGGAGGCCCCGCCGGACGGCCCCTACGTGCGCGGCGAACCGACGGACATCGTCGAACTCCCCGTCTCGTGGCAGCGCGACGACTGGCCGCCGTTCACCTTCACCTGGGCACGCCCACACCGGATGGGCTACGTCTCTGAGGACTCCATCTTCCGCCGCTGGTACGACCAGTTCGACTGGATGTACGAGAACGTCGACGACGGCGTCTTCATCCTCACGATGCACCCGCAGGTGATTGGACAGGCCCACCGCATCATGCGCCTCGAGGCGCTCATCCAGCACATGTCGACGAAGCCTGGCGTCGAGTTCAAACTGATGGACACCGTCGCCGAGGAGTGGCGCGAGGCCAACCCGCCGGCGTAG
- a CDS encoding MmgE/PrpD family protein, protein MTPADGDRPEATLAAFVARLTYDDVPDAARTTIERAFVDTVGVTLAGSVADAGTRAAVFATSVGTGETTVLGTGETASLTDAVLANGTAGHALDYDDLSWAMDGHPSVPLVAPALAVGEYVDATGADLVTAFAAGFEAECYVAEPVSPTHYEQGWHPTATFGTFGATAAAASLLDLDERATARALTIAASMPSGLKRNFGTMTKPLHAGLAGRSGVTAALLARDGFTADETAISGDRGFWDRYAEGAAHVADPPGDPWRLEETGISIKAYPCCYFTHTSIALASQLADDHGLAPDDVERVEATTSRGASDALVHADPETGLEAKFSMEYALAAALVFDRVGLDAFDSEALADPAVQHVRERATFVVDDSLAYKSNHARVAVETVDGERYEAELAAPPGTPANPLSESELREKFLECATFVLDRPAAADAFADLRALRKCESVRDLLASLCV, encoded by the coding sequence ATGACACCTGCTGACGGGGACCGTCCGGAGGCCACGCTGGCGGCGTTCGTCGCTCGATTGACGTACGACGACGTCCCAGACGCCGCGCGCACCACCATCGAACGCGCGTTCGTCGACACGGTCGGGGTGACGCTCGCGGGAAGCGTCGCCGACGCGGGCACACGAGCGGCCGTGTTCGCGACGAGCGTCGGGACCGGCGAGACGACGGTGCTCGGCACCGGCGAGACGGCGTCGCTCACCGACGCCGTCCTCGCGAACGGGACTGCCGGGCACGCCCTCGACTACGACGACCTCTCGTGGGCGATGGACGGTCACCCGAGCGTGCCTCTCGTCGCCCCCGCGCTGGCTGTCGGCGAGTACGTCGACGCGACGGGAGCAGACCTCGTCACCGCCTTCGCCGCCGGCTTCGAGGCGGAGTGTTACGTCGCCGAACCCGTCTCGCCGACGCACTACGAACAGGGGTGGCATCCGACGGCGACGTTCGGCACCTTCGGCGCGACCGCGGCGGCCGCGTCGCTCCTCGACCTCGACGAGAGAGCGACCGCGCGAGCACTCACCATCGCGGCTTCGATGCCCTCGGGACTGAAGCGTAACTTCGGGACGATGACCAAGCCACTGCACGCGGGACTCGCTGGGCGGTCCGGCGTGACGGCGGCCCTCCTCGCGCGGGACGGCTTCACCGCCGACGAGACGGCCATCAGCGGCGACCGCGGCTTCTGGGACCGCTACGCCGAGGGCGCAGCGCACGTCGCCGACCCACCGGGCGACCCGTGGCGACTCGAAGAGACGGGTATCAGCATCAAGGCGTACCCGTGCTGCTACTTCACGCACACGAGCATCGCGCTCGCGTCGCAACTCGCCGACGACCACGGGCTGGCTCCTGACGACGTCGAACGCGTCGAGGCGACGACGTCGCGTGGCGCGAGCGACGCACTCGTCCACGCCGACCCCGAGACCGGACTCGAAGCGAAGTTCTCGATGGAGTACGCCCTCGCGGCCGCGCTCGTCTTCGACCGTGTCGGGCTGGACGCGTTCGACTCGGAGGCGCTCGCCGACCCGGCGGTCCAGCACGTCCGCGAGCGGGCGACGTTCGTCGTCGACGACTCTCTCGCGTACAAGTCGAATCACGCGCGGGTGGCCGTCGAGACGGTCGACGGCGAACGATACGAAGCCGAGTTGGCAGCGCCCCCGGGGACGCCCGCGAACCCGCTCTCGGAGTCCGAACTCCGCGAGAAGTTCCTCGAGTGTGCGACGTTCGTCCTCGACCGCCCGGCGGCGGCGGACGCGTTCGCCGACCTCCGCGCGCTCCGCAAGTGCGAGAGCGTCCGTGACCTGCTCGCCTCGCTCTGCGTCTGA